From the Hordeum vulgare subsp. vulgare chromosome 1H, MorexV3_pseudomolecules_assembly, whole genome shotgun sequence genome, the window attgagataagccactaatggttttgactataaggtccgttcatttgagaaatacaacatcaacgggtatcgctttcgtacctttggcaaagagctatctatgcccggtcggaaatctacaaattgtggtgtctctgctgtcGGCGcaggaggtaccgagtattatggaagagttcaagcaatttatgaacttcaattttatggtgaaaacccatcgaacgtcgtagtctttaaatgttattggttccatccgaaggagactagaaggactcttgaacatatagggctagtcgagatcaatcaaagcacccatttagatgttcccaatgtctatattatggctaaacaggcgacccaagttttctatataCCGTGGGCGTGCCAAActaataagaatctgaatggttgggatgttgtttatgaagtgtcaccacatgctagaccacctcccgcaaatgaagaggattatgaacctcacattaacccagacacatatgatggagaattcttccaagaaacacgtctttcaaagaaacgtttcaagaaccgctctacttcatgccaaagcatggaagtagacagtgacAGTGAATCCTACTTCACCCCTGAGTCGGAACCAGCACATccagaactagaagaggttactactgcggatcacatgtcaatgcttgaccgattacacaaAGGCATATATtgatgtcgacgaacccgatgagcacgtcattcatgacgacacACGTGATAgttatgatgatgatgcatttattgatctcggagcatatatagacgatccagactattattagtttgtatgcattcCAActtatattactccctccgttcctaaatataagtctttctagagattccactagtagcctacatacggatgtatatagacatattttagagtgtagattcattcattttgcttcgtatgtagaatcctagtgaaatctcttaaaagacttatatttaggaagggggagtatatatgtacatattattattcatgtcaggtattcaactttttatgttgtactatttTTTGCGTAGTATTATTGACGACACGCgtagtattaagaaggacaagtcggagtgccgcggaaagtttctgaaggagtagtacatgaaggtaattacctattcttaaggccttgtacttagttttcttgattttattCGTATGTTTAGCACTtaaatttctctttactaacttataggtgcccccgagatggtgtgcggataagatggattgttgggaggcgttggtggatgggtGGTGCACATGCGAATGTTGAGTCGTCCACGACAACGTGAATGaccggcgtgcccaaatggttggtgtgccacaccatcaagggagcgccaacttatttcagtttgggcggaactgggtatgtggtttgcttcatgattcatgcaattcattcttcatgctagcttgagcccattactaatactttgttctctcttttaggcgcatcacaataacacggaggtgccaCATGTGTGCAGcctctatggcatggcccatactgcctcctacaagaaggtcaatacattctctgagtctaacctcgatcatccagagaacttcaccaacatctcctcccagaacaagctcgtgagatacaaggaggggaaggcgaggaaaggggagaacTTTAACCCGagctaggaacctttggatccagagctggtgatgatatctggtggtaggaggccccatggctcgatagccattgaagATGGGTTGATACGTCgtcctctcactctcccggagatcaaggcgtgccaggcgagctcctgtcctgagataaggcctcgtccacggccagtcgatctcgccatcgagttTAGTTATACGGCTCAGAAACCTTTcgtccattacattgtgtgtgtggcaaTCGATGATTATAATGCTaacaaggagtggtgttgcagACTGCTCTTCAAATAGAGAGAGCGGCAATTCAGGAGCTTCTACAGGAGAGGGACCAGGTGGCTGCGGAGACGGCTCGGGGCGCGGAGGAGAAGAcagctcggttgttggaggaggagatggCACGGAATGAGGAGGCTCactgggccatgtacgagctccttgtgttaagtttctttttcacattagcaaaatcatgcatgtaatgtctatttcattactaactaatatgactgactCTTCGAAACCCAatatgcagtctatgtgcgagaagaccggtcagacCCCTCCGCTAATGCCAGAAATTTCTATggttggaacggtgagtttcatttgaatggtcattagttactagtattaacatttgagtggcatcatgctaacaagacattgcaaaatatctttggtgcagaataactcccgagccgcatggcacaacccttctccagggcaaccttcaCCACGTGAACCCGCCCCGAGCAACCCCGgtgattcacatccttgatgatgacaatggtaaattttctctagtgttctgcttAACAAATGTATAATTAGCTTTGTgcatgctagttagccctattatgcgatgtacttatcttattttccctaagaaaggcatacttagctaattatcctccaaaatgacatacttagcttatttagttcatttatgacatggtTAGCTtgtttaggtcaaaaatagcataagaaccttggttagctcataaatatcatatacttagcttatcttcctcctaaatgacataataagctcaaaacaagataagtattgtaatcatcttctctttcttcttctccttcttcttcttcttcttctccttctccttcttactaTCCCCCTtgttctcgtccttctcctcctcctcctcctcctccttcttcttcttcttcttcttcttcttctagtcttcttcttcttcttctccttctaactttcttattctcattttgcagatttggTTCACTTCATGGAAGGTGGCATTGATGGGCTTCTATTGGTTTCTTTTCGTTTCGATTTGTATAGATGAACAGTGGGATTTTTCAAACTATGTGTATAAAaatatttgttgtcttgctcaatattttcacgatgatgttggatacatggcctatgcttcTTCTATGATGTCTGAATCTGCATGTGATGTTTGAAGTTACATATATCATAGAAGTATTCTGAAAATGCAGGGAATaactgaaaacaaacaaaaaaattacAATACAcgcactttgtcgtctgccaacggacagcaaaggcctttgccattcgCCAGCtggtggcaaaggtgccacgtggcgcaaaCCTGTGCAACCTGGGGTAGCACGGCTGACTATATGctcactttgccatcagctggtgaCCCAGGCAGACGGtaaaggtcaccaaggtagacggcaaaggcccccaagaCGAGAAAGTCCCCCCTTAAGGCAGATGTCAAAGACCCCCCTCCCCCACGGCAGACGGGAAAGGACCCCCtcccggcagacgacaaaggcttcGTTAGCTATCTAACGGAGTAGGTGCCTATAGACTGTCGTCTAGCTTCCTTTGACGTCTCCTTGTCATGGCAGACCGATggcaaagatctttgtcgtccgctgctaggcggcagacgacaaaggacctCTTTACCAGCGCTAGCTACCGTGGAAATTTTGTCGTCCACCGGCAtacgacaaaggtctttgccgttcaTGGAATGGTCCTTTGTCATccgctatggcagacggcaaagaagtttgattcctgtagtgatagtattatatccatggctcacgctcttgtATTGTATGAAGTTGAAAATGCTCAAGCGTGttagaagtatgatccaattgcctagtTTAACAcatgggtgctcatgatttatacttatgcGGTGAAGATGGAGTTGcgacatgctaatatgataaaatgagttgggataaacattctttaaggatcatatatttgAAATAAGTAATGATTATGTTCTTATATTTCTGAATACTATTATGTTGATATCAATTACTTCATCGTTCTCAATACTTAtaccatgataaagattacatgttgggcagcattcaacatcaaaaattctatttttatcatttacttacttgaggacgagcatgaattaagcttggaaatgttgatacatctccaatgtatctatttttttattgcttcatgctattatattatcaatcttggatactatgtatgcatttatatgctatttcaaattattttatgggactaacctattaacccagtgcctagtgtcagttcctatttttgcgtgtttttgacttttcagaagaaaaaaaacggtaccaaatgaagtccaaacacgACAAAACTTTATGGGGGTTATTTTTGGACATAAAGAGACCTTGGAAACTTCGGGAGGAGATGAGACGAGCCACAAGGGAGCAACAAGCTTGCATGGCGCGCCCTCGAGGGTAGGGCATGCCACGTATGCTCGTGACGCCTTGACGAGCCATCCTGGCGTAATTTCACTTCTATATATTCACATATACCCCAAGACTAACATAGAGACACCCAAAATACTTTTTTCGCCGTCGCAAGGCTCTTTTCCGCCACGATCCCATCTGAAGGCCTTTTCAGGTACTCTGccggggggatcgatcatggaggccgtctacatcaaccttgccacctccatgatgatgcgtgactagttcaccatagacctatgggtccatagctagtaattagATGTGTTCTTCTCtcactttgatcttcaataccatgtcctCCTCGGTTTTCTTGGAGTTATATCCAATGGAATCttattttacggtgtgtttgttgggatctcgtgaattgtgggttcatgatcaaattattcattgaaagtaattgtgtcttttctgaactttattttgcatgattattatagctttgtatttctctctgatctatccgtttggtttgaccaactagattgatttatcttcagtgcggGAGGTGCTTTGTAATGGGTTCAAACTTGTGgtgctctatatcctagtgatagtaggggacaagacacgtatttgtattgttgtcattaaggataaaatgatagcTTTCTCACATTGAttgggtttactttgtctacatcatgtcatattgcttacaacattactctgtttgtcatgaacttaatacctagagaggcaagcataaagGCGCTctcgaagtgaagtaatagtaatagatgcagaatcgtttcggtctatgtatattggacgtgatgcctaaatACATGATTCTTGCCATGAATAATATCATAACTATGCTTTTCTATCAGTtgaccaatagtaatttgtctacccaccgtatgttatGTGTTcgagggagaagcctctagtgaaaactatggcccctgggtctacttaatCACATtgctaaaaaataaaaataccatactgcaatttatttacttactTTTACTTTTATTATTATATATCTATCACTATTATAATTAATTCTTGCAACTAACGAGtttaaggggattgacaaccctcttgctcgcgttgggtgcaagtgcttGCTTTTGTATGTGTAATTGTTGAAGACGAGAATTtgcgtggttctcctattggttcgataaccttggttctcactgagggaaatacttatcatcTACAATATtgcttcacccttcctcttcaAAAAAAAACCAACATAGCTCACAAGTAGCAGTCACCTATTTGTTTGACTAGTTCAAAACAGAAGCACTTCGTTCGCGTCGTCACAGGGCGTCGGAGAGACTACCGCCAACAACACATGATCGTCTTCACAATGGTCCTCGACCAATCCTCAACCTAGGCTAGTGTAAAGTTGGGGCCCTCCAACACCCATTTCGGTGCTAGGTGTTGCGCCgatactgttgggtaacgtagcaaaatcaaaaaaattcctacgccatattcagatcttcctatggagagaccagcaacgagagaggggtgagtgcatcttcatacctttgaagatcgctaagcggaagcattgctagaacgcggttgatggagtcgtactcgcggcgattcagatcgcggtgtgattctgttctagtgccgaaccacggcaccttcgtgttcaacacacgtgcagcccggtgacgtctcctgcaccttgatccagcaaggaggagggagaggttggggaagatctccggcagcacgacggcatggtgacgatggagcgatgaggtctcccggcagggcttcaccaagcaccgtgggagaggaggaagaagaggagcagggctgcgccgagagagggaTGAATTCccgtatctccaatggccaaaacccccgctatatatagggggaagggagggtggcgcccccccttagggttcccacccctaaggggtgcgacagccctagatggggggggggaggtggcggccaggaggggaggagggggtggtgcaccccctggtgggccttaggcccacctgccctAGGgtcccccccttccccctcttaggcgccatgggctgagtgtgggggggcaccagcccacccaggggctggttccctctcacacttggcccatgtagcctcctcggGCTGGTGGCctatcccggtgggcctccggaacccttccggtggtcccgacactttgccggtggtgcccaaaacatttctggcgtccaaacccatccatcctatctatcaatatttacctctgtaccattccggagctcctcgtgacgtccgggactccgaacaaccttcggtaacctcgtataacaattccctataaccctagcatcatcgaaccttaagtgtgtagaccctacgggttcgggaggcatgcagacatgaccgagacacctctccggctaaTAACCATAAGCGGGGTCTCGATACACATGGtgactcccacatgttccacgatgatctcatcgaatgaaccacgatgtcaaggattcaatcaatcccctgtacaattccctttgtttgtcggtatagaacttgcccgagattcgatcgtcggtatacttataccttgttcaatctcgttaccggtaagtctctttactcgttccgtagcacgtcatcctgtaactaactccttagtcacattgatctcatgatgatgttctaccgagtgggcccagagatacctctccgtcacacggagtgacaaatcccgatctcgattcgtaccaacccaacagacactttcggagatacccgtagtgcacctttatagtcacccagttacgttgtgacgtttgatacacccaaagcactcctacggtatccgggagttgcacaatctcccgGTCGAAGGAAaaaacacttgacattagaaaagctttagcatacgaacaacacgatctagtgttatgcttaggattgggtcttgtccatcacatcattctcctaatgatgtcatcccgttatcaatgacatccaatgtccatgatcaggaaaccatgatcatatattgatcaatgagctagccaactagaggattgctagggacacattttgatctatatattcacacatgtattactgtttcgtgttaatacaattatagcatgaacaatatacgattatcatgaacaaggaaatatgataataaccattttattattgcctctagggcatatttccaacaggtaccgTCGTGCTTGCTCCGTAATCACCCTCTCGAACGTTGTGCTACACGACAAAAGTTGCGGCCGTTGCGGCCGAGATACTAGAGGAGGCGCTCACGTGTGTGCTGCACGACAAGGAGGGCTagtgactcacaagtataggagatcaattgtGATCCTTTCAATAATTAAAAGTGTCAAACTCAACAAAGAGCAAAAGGAATTGGCAGGCGGTTTTCAATAAGGATTTTTGTATAAGTATTGTAAGATAGTTTTGATATATGATTTCATAGCAAGATAATTGGTAACAAAGTAACAAGATAGCAATGTGCAGCAAGTGACTCAATCCTTATCTGTATTAAGGACAAACAAATGGTACTTCTTATAGTGATTAAAACGCTcttgaggacacacgagaatatcaTCACGTTACTTTTACCACGATTTATCGACTTACATTTATAAATTTAAAAACCTATACATTTTTTGAACCTATTGTTTGAAACAAAATAACAATGGGaataggaacaccacacccatacaTGAACAAATTATTAAGAATGGGAACACTTTCTAAAACTCTcgacattttttgaaattcttaaataatttttaaaacagtaaaatattttaaaaatgtataaaaaaattttgaaatcaataatttttttgaaaacaCGAACACTTTTGAATTTCCCGGACATTTTCtagaaacatgaacatatttttgaaATACAAACAATCTTTTGAAATcctaaacattttttgaagaaatgaagaaatttttaaatagcaaacaaaatttaaaattttgaacACTTTTATAAAATTGAAGTTACGAAataaagaaacaaaataaaaaaacaaaaagtaaaaaagaaCCAAACAAAAGGAAATGATCCGGTCAGTCAATGGAGCCTCCATGCTGAAAACCAACAATTTGTTGCAATGTGTGACATGTAGGATTTTGGATCCTCAACTTCTCATAGACCCATGGTCTACGTGTACATATGCGTGGGATGCCGCCTCGTAGACTTTATGCACGTGTCTCCTTGGCCCATGGCTAGGGCTATAACTTACCTGAACTCGTTTGGATTTTGGTCTCCTCGAAGCTGGTCATGTTTCACTTGTTGTTGGATCTCATTTTTTTTTACCGTAAATGACTAATGCGGTCTTTTAAATTAAATATATCAAGAGTGTTTGCACGTATCCTTTGTCCAGTGCATTTTTAAGTTTGCTTTTGCTCGATATAATAAAAAAAGAAGACTAATATAAATTCTGATGTAATTCTGTTTTTTCattttatgttttgttgtttttCATTGTATTCTATCCCGTCCATCCCGCAATATAAAATTGTTTTGCAAGCTGTTATATTTTGTTATGGGATGGAACTTGTTTTTCATTGTATTCTACCCGTCCGTCCCGCAATATAAAATTGTTTTTGCAAGCTGTTATATTTTGTTATGGGATGGAACGAGAATATTTTTTGTAATTATAAATAAGATGTCTTTTGCTTCTTTTAATATAAAAATAGTTTGATGGTCAAAGACGTAATGGTGATATTTTGGAGGACCACAGTGTAATGTCAAATATCCTTACAACGAACTGGCAGGCTGACGGTGGATGCTCCTCCACGTCGACAACAGCACATCCAACGGACAGTAAAAGCTCCTTGCAGCTGCAGCCGGAGACCAGCCCAGGGTTTGCCGCCCGCGCCGCCTGCTAAACCCTGCCTCCATTCCGCCTACCTCGGCCGTCGCCTTCCAGAACCACCGGCGGCCAGGCGACACGGCCGACTGAGCCATGTGGGCTCTCAGAAGCCTCCGCCGGAACCTTCCGAAGGCAGCCTCTTCGTCGCTCCACCGGAGGTGCGCCCCGTCGATTAGCTCCGAGGGCTTCgcggcgaggggaggagggggagaggcggCTGCGGCCTCAATATCAGGCGCGTTAGTGCCTGTGCCCGCgggcgggggcggcggaggggTATGCCGTCGGCTGATGTCGACGAGCAAGGGGAGGAGCATGCGGAGCAAGGTGGAGAAGCGGATGGGGAGGGAGACTGGCCGCACGCAGACGGAGCTGCGCCGCGCCGTCAAGCTCCGAAAGAAGCTCATGACCGAAGACGAGAGGCTCATCCACAGCATGCGGAGGGTAagtaaagcccccccccccccccccccccctctcgctGTGATCCCTCTAATTCATAGTGAGATTTGGTCAATAGGAATTGAGGATGTTTTGCCATTGTCAATGCATAAGGGCGAGAAAAGCATTTGCATTGTGAAATTTGTTCAGATGTATTGAATGAATCAAAGAAAGAAGATGGTATGATTACGTTGTAGGGACTTGACTTTGCCTGTCAAGATTGTGTTGTCAGGGACTTTGTTGAACTGAAAGAACTAAGTGGCTATCTTTGATTGTCAAATCCAACTATATGCATGTaaactagaaattttgatatactccctccgttacaaaatataagaccttttagggatttcactaggagactacatacggagcaaaatgagtgaatctatactctaaaatatgtctatgtacatccgtatgtagtttatagtacaatttctaaaaggtcttatatttaggaacggagggagtagatgataaAGGCTAGTTCTCATTTAAAACACATCAGCTAACTCCGCTAGAAAATTAAGTCCTGTCGCTTCCCATGTCATTCCCGATGTATGCACATATGGTTACCACGACCTGTAAATGATTGTCAAATCCAACTGTATGTCTGCaaactagaaattttgatattgaTAGTAAAGGCTAGCTCTCACCAAAACGCATCAGCTAACTCCATTAGAAAATTAAGTCCTGTGGCTTCCCATGTCACTCCTAATGTATGCACATAAATGGTTACCACCGCCTGTATGGTTTCACAAGTAAAAAAGCTAAAATGACTTATTGATTATGCCAATTATTCTGTACAGTTTGGTTCTCATATAATACATTGATACACTAGGCCTGATGTAGTGATATTATAAGTCCATTGGGGCATTCCTGCTCCCGATGGAAAAGAAGTCATATCAGAACTTATGTAATGCTTACGTTCTTTTTTAAATCTTGGGCATAAACGGATTATTCTCAgaatttaaagaaaacaattataTAGTTGCTGCATAGAAGCACATAATGAAAAGAAATTACATTTTCCAGATCTATCAGGAAATCTAATTTGCACACCTTTCCCCTTTCTCGTGCTTGATCTGCACAGTCCTATCTGAATTAGGTATTACTCAACTCATCCATTCCTTCTCTATGGGGATCTGGCTAAGTAAAATATATGTTACTCAGCATATTTCTCCTTACTCGACTTGTGTTCTAATCTTGATTTTATTAGAATCAGATGGTCATTTATAATAGAGTGAATTCACTGGCTTACCTAGTTATTTGGTTAATTTTATCCAGGCCAAGAAAAAAGTTGCTCTACTTCTACAAAAACTCAAGAAGTATGAGCTACCAGACCTACCAGCTCCTCGTCATGATCCAGAGCTGTTAACAGCTGAGCAGCTACAGGCTTACAAGAAGATTGGATTCCGAAACAGAAACTATGTCCCTGTTGGAGTTCGTGGAGTCTTTGGAGGTGTTGTTCAAAACATGCACATGCACTGGAAATTCCATGAGACAGTACAAGTTTGCTGTGACAATTTCCCGAAGGAAAAAATTAAGGAAATGGCATCAATGCTGACAAGATTGAGTGGTGGTATAGTGGTTAACATTCACAATACCAAAACAATTATCATGTTTCGTGGCAGGAATTACCGTCAACCAAAGAACCTCATACCTTTTAACACACTTACCAAACGGAAGGTCAGTCCCTTACAGTTAAAATGTTTGTAGTTCTCATTTAGCATTTTTATAGTACTTCTGCCCAACTTTCCTGATGCTTTGGCTCATAGAGTCATACACCCTATATGTATGGAATTTTGAAACTCCTATGGTTTTCTCTGACCTTTTCTGTTGATAGTTCAACCAGAATTTAGTATTGTTTTTTAATGTTTTGGGTTATGTCGATTTCTGTTAATTTTGGGTATattgttggcttgtgctatggatAATGGAGTTTGCTATCCTTATCCTTATTGCAGGCTTTATTCAAGGCTAGATATGAGCAGGCTCTTGAGTCGCAGAAACTAAATATCAAGAAAATAGAGACACAACTTCGTCGCAAAGGTATTAACCCAGAGGACCCAGTTGCCATGGCCAGCATCCAGCGAGTTGCCTCGACATTCTTCCGAGCCATAGACGAGCAGCAAGGCACTCCCTATGTCTTCCATGGGGATAATCAACCTGCTACCGGGACTACAGAATTAAAAGAACCACATGAGGAGCCAGCCGAGGATAGCGACCAGGAGGAGCTTGACAACTTCATTGCAGAAATAGAGGATGCAGCAGAGAAGCAATGGGAGGAAGAGGAGGCAGCAGAGAAAGAAGAAACTTCAAGGCTGCAGTATCGCTACAGAGAAGAGATGATGGGTGAGCGGAGGGGTTTCAATAGAAGCTATGACAACTCAGATGCCGATGATAGAACCCAGGGAAGATACAGGAGAGATAACGACAACAATAAATGGACAAAGGATACAAGGAGATGGGATGATGACAGTGAGGTAGAGGCGTCAGGTGAGGATGTGGATGAGCGCAGGGGTTTCGGTAGAGGCCATAATAACTCAGATGCTGAGGATATAAGCCCtggaagatccaggagagagaacaaaaacaacaggaAAACAACAGGTTCGAGGAGGCTGGATGATGATACTGAGGCATCGGGCGAGGACTGGGACTCTGATGATGGCAGGGATAGTATAGCTGGCTTCAACAAGGAGAGGCATGTACCTGATGAACATCCTAGGCAATTTGAAAGCACGAGACATGAGAGGAGTAGTTCCAGTCACAGGCAGAATTATATGCCTGGGGCCTCCAGAAGTCCCAGCCGGACCCCAAAGAAAAATGCAGTTAGCGTTTCTGATGTCAGTGAGGATGACGTTTCAGACAGTGAAGATGATGAGGTGTGGGGATCAGATTACAAGGAAGAGACGAACTCAGTGTGGGGAGCAGATTACAAGGAAGAGACGAGCCCGAGTGCCCCGAAGGTGAATTTCCCCAATTACAAGAGCAGCAGCGAGGAGGAGGATGCCGGCGACAACTGGATGCACGGCGGCAGAACCGGCCAGACAAAGAAGAATACCGATGAGGACTGGGACAGTGACTGACAAAGTAAAAAAAGAAGAGTCAAGCCTGCATCCTCCACGGTTACTGTTGCCGCATTTCCTCCAACGTGTTGCTGCAGGAAAAGAGTCTGTTGAGCTTATTTTTTGTGGGAGCATCCGTCTCAATGCCGCAGACGGTGCCGCTTGATTCGACCTGACATCATGCCAGGTTGGGTGCTCATGAATAATTGTTTGAATTGTGTCTCCAAATATGTAGTTGGCGCATCCCCGAAGGCCGAAGCAGTCTCTGCCAGTTACCAGCAGCCGGTCACACATGCCATGATAGCAGGAGGTTAAAGTGTTGAATCTATTGTCCTTGGCCTAAAGTTTCTTTCGGCAGTTTGATAGGTTGAAGGGG encodes:
- the LOC123424723 gene encoding CRM-domain containing factor CFM9, mitochondrial encodes the protein MWALRSLRRNLPKAASSSLHRRCAPSISSEGFAARGGGGEAAAASISGALVPVPAGGGGGGVCRRLMSTSKGRSMRSKVEKRMGRETGRTQTELRRAVKLRKKLMTEDERLIHSMRRAKKKVALLLQKLKKYELPDLPAPRHDPELLTAEQLQAYKKIGFRNRNYVPVGVRGVFGGVVQNMHMHWKFHETVQVCCDNFPKEKIKEMASMLTRLSGGIVVNIHNTKTIIMFRGRNYRQPKNLIPFNTLTKRKALFKARYEQALESQKLNIKKIETQLRRKGINPEDPVAMASIQRVASTFFRAIDEQQGTPYVFHGDNQPATGTTELKEPHEEPAEDSDQEELDNFIAEIEDAAEKQWEEEEAAEKEETSRLQYRYREEMMGERRGFNRSYDNSDADDRTQGRYRRDNDNNKWTKDTRRWDDDSEVEASGEDVDERRGFGRGHNNSDAEDISPGRSRRENKNNRKTTGSRRLDDDTEASGEDWDSDDGRDSIAGFNKERHVPDEHPRQFESTRHERSSSSHRQNYMPGASRSPSRTPKKNAVSVSDVSEDDVSDSEDDEVWGSDYKEETNSVWGADYKEETSPSAPKVNFPNYKSSSEEEDAGDNWMHGGRTGQTKKNTDEDWDSD